TAGGTGTGCAGCCATTTGGCGGTCAGGGCTTATCCGGTACAGGGCCAAAAGCCGGCGGACCACACTATCTCTATCGCTTTACCCAGACCAGCTACCAGAAAGGAGACGCATAATGAGCACTATCCAGACTTGTTTTAATCACTCCTTTACTGCATGGGAGTCGTGGAACCTACTCTCTTATGATGATAAGAGTGAATACTTACTTTCGTTAGAAGGTAAATTAAAAGGTGGCTTCCAGCAGTCATTCCAGTATCAGCTGGTTTGCAGCAAGCAGGTTGTCAGTCCTGTCCATGAGCTCACCGGCCCGACGGGTGAGACCAACGAACTTTATACTGCCGGCCGTGGCGTTGCTGTTCTGGCGATAGAGTCAGAACATCAGAATGCACTGCTGGCAACAGGCGCGATTCTGGCTGCCATGTTGGCAGCCGGAAACAGCGTGATTGTATGTAGTGATAATCCTGAGGTGAAGTCTCAGCTTAGTGAGGCTTTATCGCAGGCTAACTTTCCTGCCGGCTTAGTTCAGTTGGAGTCTTTGCAGAACTATCCGTCGCTGATAGATGAAGATATCCGTAACTTTGCTTTGGTCGGTAGCGGGCAGACGGTTCAACAGGTGAACCAGAAGCTTGCTTTACGTTCCGGTGCGATTACTGCGCTGGTTTCTGAAACGGATCTTGATGAGTTACCGCAGTCTCAGGATCCAAAATTGGTGTTGCGTTTTGTTACTGAACGAACGCGCACAATTAACATTACTGCGGTAGGCGGAAATGCCACGCTACTCGAACTGGGTAGTGACGGGCATTAAGCCTTTGATTCCATAGACCCCAAAGGAGTTGGGGTCAGGAAGAACAATAAATTAGAGGATCTATTGATGATTGAAAATAGCTTTGCTATTACCGCAACTTTTGTTGCCTACTTAATTATGATGCTCGGTATAGGCTACGTAGCCTATCTGCGCACATCCAGCTCCAGCGACTACTTTTTGGGCGGACGCTCTCTTGGGCCGTGGCCTGCAGCTTTATCAGCCGGTGCTTCGGATATGAGTGGATGGCTGCTGCTGGGTCTGCCGGGTTACGCATATGCTGCCGGTATTGAAGCTTTCTGGCTGGCTGGTGGTTTGCTGGTGGGTACCTGGGCAAACTGGCTTATCAGTGCCAAGCGTCTGAGAACCTACAGTATTGCTACTGATGCGTTGACTATTCCTGAGTTTCTTGCCCGTCGCTTTAATGACAACTCTAAGATGATTCAGACTATCTCTGCGTTTTTCATTCTGCTTTTCTTCCTTTTCTATACCAGTTCAGGTCTGGTTGCCGGCGGTAAGCTGTTTGAAACAGTGTTTGGTCTGGATTACAGCATTGCTGTTGTGGTTGGTGCGGTTTGTGTTGTTTCCTACACACTGTTTGGTGGTTTCCTTGCCGTGTCGTGGACCGACTTGGTACAAGGCCTGTTAATGGCAGCTGCACTGATGATTGTTCCTGTGGCAGCTATGAATGGCGGATTTGGTCAGCTGGAAGCTGACTTGGTTGCGATTAACCCTGAACTAATGACCTTCTGGGAAGACTCAAAAGGTGAGCCGTTATCCGCTATTGCTATCATTTCACTGGTTGCATGGGGTCTGGGTTATTTTGGTCAGCCGCATATTCTGGCACGTTTTAAAGCATCAAGAACTAATAAGGATCTGGATACTGCCCGTCGTATCGCGGTAGTGTGGTCTGCTCTTTCTATGGTTGGTGCTATGT
This is a stretch of genomic DNA from Vibrio sp. SCSIO 43137. It encodes these proteins:
- the putP gene encoding sodium/proline symporter PutP, with the translated sequence MIENSFAITATFVAYLIMMLGIGYVAYLRTSSSSDYFLGGRSLGPWPAALSAGASDMSGWLLLGLPGYAYAAGIEAFWLAGGLLVGTWANWLISAKRLRTYSIATDALTIPEFLARRFNDNSKMIQTISAFFILLFFLFYTSSGLVAGGKLFETVFGLDYSIAVVVGAVCVVSYTLFGGFLAVSWTDLVQGLLMAAALMIVPVAAMNGGFGQLEADLVAINPELMTFWEDSKGEPLSAIAIISLVAWGLGYFGQPHILARFKASRTNKDLDTARRIAVVWSALSMVGAMLVGLVGLVYVTNAQGGQLADGEKIFMVLVNAMFHPVIAGILLAAILAAIMSTADSQLLVSSSALAEDFYKQVFRPDASSEEVVKVGRVGVVLISIFALVLATNPDSSVLGLVSYAWAGFGAAFGPAIVLSLYWSRMNRNGALAGIIVGGVTIVIWKQLSGGIFDVYEIVPGMIFSTIAIVAVSLASKEPETAVEEQHKKFEKLLTELD
- a CDS encoding 1-pyrroline-5-carboxylate dehydrogenase, with product MSTIQTCFNHSFTAWESWNLLSYDDKSEYLLSLEGKLKGGFQQSFQYQLVCSKQVVSPVHELTGPTGETNELYTAGRGVAVLAIESEHQNALLATGAILAAMLAAGNSVIVCSDNPEVKSQLSEALSQANFPAGLVQLESLQNYPSLIDEDIRNFALVGSGQTVQQVNQKLALRSGAITALVSETDLDELPQSQDPKLVLRFVTERTRTINITAVGGNATLLELGSDGH